In Longimicrobium sp., a single genomic region encodes these proteins:
- a CDS encoding quinone oxidoreductase, producing the protein MKAIRVHETGDAGVLRLEEVPDPRPGPGQALVRVEAAGLNFIEVYQRRGLYPMPLPYTPGSEGAGTVAAVGDGVTAVRVGERVASAGLEGSYAELALAPADRLVALPDEVDTRTGAAVMLQGLTAHYLAVSTYPLAPGDWCLVHAAAGGVGLLLCQIAAARGARVIATVSTQEKAALAREAGAREVILYTEQDFVAEVRRITAGRGVPVVYDSVGKTTFEGSLDCLAPRGMLVLFGQSSGPVPPLDPQVLARRGSLFLTRPVLGHYTASREELLSRASDLLGRVGEGALRVRVDRSYPLAEAAAAHRALEGRETTGKVLLIP; encoded by the coding sequence ATGAAGGCGATCCGGGTGCACGAGACCGGCGACGCCGGCGTGCTGCGGCTGGAGGAGGTGCCGGACCCCCGGCCCGGACCCGGCCAGGCGCTGGTCCGGGTGGAGGCGGCCGGCCTCAACTTCATCGAGGTCTACCAGCGCCGGGGCCTCTATCCGATGCCGCTGCCGTACACGCCGGGGAGCGAGGGGGCGGGGACGGTGGCCGCAGTGGGCGACGGGGTCACCGCGGTGCGCGTGGGCGAGCGCGTGGCGTCGGCGGGGCTGGAGGGCTCGTACGCGGAGCTCGCGCTGGCGCCGGCGGACCGCCTGGTGGCCCTCCCCGACGAGGTCGACACGCGCACCGGCGCCGCGGTGATGCTGCAGGGCCTCACCGCGCACTACCTGGCCGTGTCGACGTACCCCCTGGCGCCGGGCGACTGGTGCCTGGTGCACGCGGCCGCGGGGGGCGTGGGGCTCCTCCTCTGCCAGATCGCCGCCGCCCGGGGCGCGCGGGTGATCGCCACGGTGTCGACGCAGGAGAAGGCGGCGCTGGCCCGCGAGGCGGGGGCCCGGGAGGTGATCCTCTACACGGAGCAGGACTTCGTGGCCGAGGTGCGGCGGATCACCGCGGGGCGCGGCGTGCCGGTGGTGTACGACTCGGTGGGGAAGACGACGTTCGAGGGGAGCCTGGACTGCCTGGCGCCGCGCGGGATGCTGGTGCTCTTCGGCCAGTCGAGCGGCCCGGTGCCGCCGCTGGACCCGCAGGTGCTGGCCCGCAGGGGCTCGCTCTTCCTCACCCGGCCCGTGCTGGGCCACTACACCGCCAGCCGCGAGGAGCTGCTCTCCCGGGCCTCCGACCTGCTGGGCCGGGTCGGCGAAGGCGCCCTCCGGGTCCGCGTGGACCGCTCCTACCCCCTGGCCGAAGCGGCGGCCGCGCACCGCGCGCTCGAGGGCCGCGAGACGACGGGCAAGGTGCTCCTGATCCCGTGA